The following proteins are co-located in the Insulibacter thermoxylanivorax genome:
- a CDS encoding Cthe_2314 family HEPN domain-containing protein, producing the protein MLRRLLGEPSAEQSEQFRKIFHLIDRYCGQLRASIPDGMEEHASIYRLEAWARGFKDSLNELEQSQYAAAWFSKRVHKQFEEEMDAGELADYRLHVYFYKNAIVRVFSILDKLGYFMNELYMLRTERVKPRYSFFTVLRQMRTEPSVQDLYDRLQKIKAAYQEPLNVLRKKRNLEIHYVNVEMLDDLHQTKKHFTKLNGIEDLEQSMAVLAQGCEMVYQTMTTIFEVSYQRIAHSGMSS; encoded by the coding sequence TTGCTGCGACGTCTGCTTGGAGAGCCGAGTGCAGAGCAGAGTGAACAATTCCGGAAGATCTTCCACTTGATCGATCGATATTGCGGGCAGCTTCGCGCGAGCATCCCCGACGGCATGGAGGAACATGCTTCGATCTACCGCCTTGAGGCCTGGGCCAGAGGTTTCAAGGATTCCTTGAATGAGCTGGAGCAGAGCCAATATGCCGCGGCATGGTTTAGCAAGCGGGTTCATAAGCAGTTCGAAGAAGAGATGGACGCCGGTGAGTTGGCCGATTATCGCTTACACGTCTATTTTTACAAAAATGCCATCGTCCGCGTATTCTCCATTCTCGATAAGCTCGGCTATTTTATGAATGAGCTGTACATGCTGAGGACAGAGCGGGTGAAACCAAGGTATTCCTTCTTTACGGTTCTGCGGCAGATGAGGACGGAGCCCTCCGTACAGGATCTCTATGATCGCCTGCAGAAGATCAAAGCCGCCTATCAGGAGCCGCTGAATGTTCTGCGCAAGAAACGCAATTTGGAGATTCACTACGTGAATGTTGAGATGTTGGATGATCTTCATCAGACGAAGAAGCACTTTACGAAGCTCAATGGGATCGAAGATCTGGAGCAGAGCATGGCTGTGTTGGCGCAGGGCTGTGAGATGGTCTATCAGACGATGACGACGATCTTCGAAGTGTCTTATCAGCGCATCGCTCATTCTGGGATGAGTTCCTGA
- a CDS encoding COX15/CtaA family protein codes for MNRIVRNVSLLSCIGMFFVLIAGVAVTKMDAGRGCGTDWPLCNGKFIPAYTVESFLEYNHRLISGIVGIIVAAAFVLVWRYMRENKEAVIYAGSSLFFTVLQAILGAMAVVQPQSDAVLALHFGFSLIAFACTYLLVKAVGRSETDAGESENFRYSSGYYALLWISAIFCYVVVYLGAYVRHTESFAGCTGWPLCNGEWIPELTGAAGIVFIHRLSALILFILIAWVTVWTLRAREMPAHMRRAGNIVFVTIILQILSGALVTFALENADVYVFAAMLHTMIIAVMFSVQCYMIIEVWKSRRALRRVGQTAETSLG; via the coding sequence TTGAACCGTATAGTCAGGAATGTATCGCTTCTATCGTGTATCGGCATGTTCTTCGTCCTGATCGCTGGCGTAGCCGTGACGAAGATGGATGCCGGCCGGGGCTGCGGCACCGACTGGCCGCTGTGTAATGGCAAGTTCATCCCGGCTTATACCGTTGAATCCTTCCTAGAGTACAACCATCGCCTGATCTCGGGGATTGTGGGGATCATCGTCGCGGCGGCCTTCGTGCTGGTATGGCGCTATATGCGGGAGAACAAGGAAGCGGTCATCTATGCAGGAAGTTCGCTCTTCTTTACCGTTTTGCAAGCGATCCTCGGCGCGATGGCCGTCGTACAGCCGCAGTCAGACGCTGTCTTGGCGCTTCATTTCGGGTTCTCGCTGATCGCCTTTGCATGTACGTATCTGCTCGTCAAAGCGGTTGGCAGATCCGAGACGGACGCGGGAGAGTCCGAGAACTTCCGCTACAGCAGCGGGTACTATGCCTTGCTGTGGATCTCGGCGATCTTCTGTTATGTCGTCGTCTATCTTGGCGCCTATGTGCGGCATACCGAGTCCTTCGCAGGCTGCACGGGCTGGCCGCTGTGCAACGGAGAGTGGATCCCCGAACTGACGGGAGCAGCAGGCATCGTGTTCATACACCGGTTAAGCGCGTTGATTCTGTTCATCTTGATCGCGTGGGTTACCGTCTGGACGCTTCGCGCTCGTGAGATGCCGGCCCATATGCGCAGAGCGGGAAACATTGTATTCGTCACCATCATCCTGCAGATCTTAAGCGGAGCACTGGTTACATTCGCGCTTGAGAATGCGGATGTCTACGTCTTCGCAGCGATGTTGCACACGATGATCATCGCTGTGATGTTCTCCGTCCAATGCTACATGATCATCGAGGTATGGAAGAGCAGACGTGCGCTGCGCCGTGTCGGTCAGACTGCAGAGACAAGTCTTGGATGA